The following are from one region of the Sandaracinus amylolyticus genome:
- a CDS encoding N-acetylmuramoyl-L-alanine amidase yields MSPRCYPRRSRLNSAMLLAVLVAACSAPAEPRADGGPRDAGRAMPPEVGELDAMGMPLDRLRSIEDAWAARTGPNEAGVRAARRAASLARIRALREPEGDGLARARALLAEASLRRDVAGACDAAIDLARLEARDAVDPTAAYLVAHRASRRWTDDACALEARRILGALEGHRPDRALLAAIDADPNADDPSIGLAGDTETPPRDALEAWAAERTIAGEPATLESIVVYGHEDREARSVRVVLALDRVAAYERLDLPAEGELPARVAIDLASTTPASSLPSTIPVGAAGLARIRHARRDDRTRIVLDLEPGTSARVFLLPQPFRVVIDVTRGDATTTGAARDVDLILIDPGHGGDDYGARAFGMREADIVLDLAMRVRDVLRRRLPNVRVVLTRDRDVFVSLEQRAAMANAVSADAFVSIHLNAADESVDHGGVTTFVLDTTNDRQALRLAARENGTTTAEVGGLARIIAGLRREEQVATSRALAERIHRGTLAGGRTVLPRLHDRGVRSAMFYVLVGATMPAVLVEASFMTREDEADALRNDRYRGALADGIAEGIVRWVEGR; encoded by the coding sequence GTGAGCCCGCGATGCTACCCGCGACGCTCGCGGCTGAACAGCGCGATGCTGCTCGCGGTGCTCGTCGCGGCGTGCAGCGCACCGGCGGAGCCGCGCGCCGACGGCGGACCGCGCGACGCAGGGCGCGCGATGCCGCCCGAGGTCGGCGAGCTCGACGCGATGGGCATGCCCCTCGATCGGCTGCGATCGATCGAGGACGCCTGGGCCGCGCGCACCGGTCCGAACGAGGCCGGCGTGCGCGCCGCGCGACGCGCCGCATCGCTCGCGCGCATCCGTGCCCTCCGCGAGCCCGAGGGAGACGGCCTCGCGCGGGCCCGCGCGCTCCTCGCCGAGGCGTCGCTGCGACGCGACGTCGCGGGCGCGTGCGACGCCGCGATCGATCTCGCGCGGCTCGAAGCACGCGATGCGGTCGATCCCACCGCGGCGTATCTCGTCGCGCATCGCGCGTCGCGACGCTGGACCGACGATGCGTGCGCGCTCGAGGCGCGACGCATCCTCGGCGCGCTCGAGGGCCACCGCCCCGATCGCGCGCTGCTCGCTGCGATCGACGCCGATCCGAACGCCGACGATCCGAGCATCGGGCTCGCCGGCGACACCGAGACACCGCCGCGCGACGCGCTCGAGGCATGGGCCGCGGAGCGCACCATCGCCGGCGAGCCTGCGACGCTCGAGTCGATCGTCGTGTACGGCCACGAGGATCGCGAGGCGCGCAGCGTCCGCGTCGTGCTCGCGCTCGATCGCGTCGCGGCCTACGAGCGCCTCGATCTTCCCGCGGAAGGCGAGCTCCCCGCGCGTGTCGCGATCGATCTCGCGTCGACGACGCCCGCGTCCTCGCTGCCCTCCACGATCCCCGTGGGCGCAGCAGGCCTCGCGAGGATCCGCCACGCGCGCCGCGACGATCGGACGCGCATCGTGCTCGATCTCGAGCCCGGCACCAGCGCGCGGGTGTTCCTCCTGCCGCAGCCGTTTCGCGTCGTGATCGACGTGACGCGCGGCGATGCGACGACGACCGGCGCCGCGCGCGACGTCGATCTCATCCTGATCGACCCGGGCCACGGCGGCGACGACTACGGCGCGCGCGCGTTCGGCATGCGCGAAGCGGACATCGTGCTCGACCTCGCGATGCGGGTGCGCGACGTGTTGCGTCGTCGCCTGCCGAACGTGCGGGTCGTGCTCACGCGCGATCGCGACGTGTTCGTCTCGCTCGAGCAGCGCGCTGCGATGGCGAACGCGGTGTCCGCCGACGCGTTCGTCTCGATCCACCTCAACGCGGCCGACGAGTCCGTCGATCACGGCGGCGTGACCACGTTCGTGCTCGACACCACCAACGATCGCCAGGCGCTGCGCCTCGCGGCGCGCGAGAACGGCACCACCACCGCCGAGGTGGGCGGCCTCGCGCGCATCATCGCGGGGCTGCGTCGCGAGGAGCAGGTCGCGACGTCGCGCGCGCTCGCCGAGCGCATCCACCGCGGCACGCTCGCGGGCGGTCGCACCGTGCTCCCGCGCCTGCACGATCGCGGCGTGCGCAGCGCGATGTTCTACGTGCTCGTCGGCGCGACGATGCCGGCGGTCCTGGTCGAGGCCTCGTTCATGACGCGCGAGGACGAGGCTGACGCGCTGCGCAACGACCGATACCGGGGCGCGCTCGCCGACGGCATCGCGGAGGGCATCGTCCGCTGGGTCGAGGGGCGCTGA
- the glnD gene encoding [protein-PII] uridylyltransferase gives MAEGARSSLSGRGPGGPAPSLDLATLAPGLGKTCEEYRATYRGRLAEMVRRGESGVRVASMHARILDGLLSALYCASTAAAKTSGRGPRGRTALLAVGGYGRGLLGLHSDLDVVLLCEDPGDPGAALVAQALLYPLWDLGLEIGHAVRGVDETLALARDDLRTATTLLDVRRVSGDASLVDELLRGARRHVFEPAMSDILQALATDTDARHERYGGSRFLLEPEVKNGCGGLRDLDVILWTANVRWAARSLEEAVAQGVLLHREAQELDAARELLWRVRNLLHSRGEQNGGSGRRHDRLTFEDQEDVSVQMGFVDDGVSLGVEQFMQTYYRHARVVETGVERMLSRARHHDRKAPAPLEELGGGVLVFDGHVTLRESEALDRDPALALRLYRQVVRRNLPPYAFARDAIARAAADPAWCERLRASREAADLFLELLTHVGDAPVRRGSMLAELHEVGVLLAMIPEFEPVTGRVQHDVYHVYTVDVHSVAAVDRLRALMRGDHASDLPMPTRLAADVPRPMTLFLGVLLHDIGKGRGGHHATIGAQLSVPIGERLGLTPGDVLHVRWLVEEHLSLYHWALRRDITDPDTIAEVVRRVGTLDRLRDLYVLTVADLSTTNPNAMTSWKARMLDDLYLASAAWLEAPAGQGGEQGEKRADAIRDQVRVGFVGDGRQAELESFLASMPDRYVLANPVDVIRAHARVVRDRDGRTVHVALRPGPSEEVAELVVVTDDRPGLLADVAAVLASSRLDITTAQIHTRPRAGSHDEAFDVFQVRRTGAAEGEPVDRELVSRIQKDLEDLVTGRVSAKDLLARRAAPPAWARKHMPAVKTEILIDDDVSPRFTVIDVFTRDRVGLLHAIARTLHEQGLSIALSKVTTEGERVADVFYVTDERGAKLRDGARVAALRDALRAAIDALAERDAR, from the coding sequence ATGGCCGAAGGCGCGCGTTCGTCGCTCTCGGGGCGGGGCCCGGGAGGTCCCGCCCCCTCGCTCGACCTCGCCACGCTCGCCCCCGGGCTCGGCAAGACGTGCGAAGAGTATCGCGCGACGTATCGCGGGCGCCTCGCCGAGATGGTGCGTCGCGGCGAGAGCGGCGTGCGCGTCGCGTCGATGCACGCGCGCATCCTCGACGGGCTCCTCAGCGCGCTCTACTGCGCGTCGACCGCCGCCGCCAAGACGAGCGGTCGGGGCCCGCGCGGGCGCACCGCGCTGCTCGCGGTCGGCGGCTACGGCCGTGGACTGCTCGGCCTCCACAGCGACCTCGACGTCGTGCTGCTCTGCGAGGATCCCGGCGATCCCGGCGCCGCGCTCGTCGCGCAGGCGCTGCTCTATCCACTCTGGGATCTCGGCCTCGAGATCGGCCACGCCGTGCGCGGGGTCGACGAGACGCTCGCGCTCGCGCGCGACGATCTGCGCACCGCGACCACGCTGCTCGACGTGCGGCGCGTCTCGGGCGACGCGAGCCTGGTCGACGAGCTGCTGCGCGGCGCGCGTCGCCACGTGTTCGAGCCTGCGATGAGCGACATCCTGCAGGCGCTCGCAACCGACACCGACGCGCGCCACGAGCGCTACGGCGGATCGCGTTTCCTGCTCGAGCCCGAGGTGAAGAACGGCTGCGGCGGCCTGCGCGATCTCGACGTGATCCTCTGGACCGCGAACGTGCGCTGGGCCGCGCGCTCGCTCGAGGAAGCGGTCGCACAGGGTGTCCTCCTGCATCGCGAGGCGCAGGAGCTCGACGCCGCGCGCGAGCTCCTCTGGCGCGTGCGCAACCTGCTCCACTCGCGCGGCGAGCAGAACGGTGGATCGGGGCGTCGCCACGATCGCCTCACGTTCGAGGACCAGGAAGACGTCTCGGTGCAGATGGGCTTCGTCGACGACGGAGTCTCGCTCGGCGTCGAGCAGTTCATGCAGACGTACTACCGCCACGCCCGCGTGGTGGAGACCGGCGTCGAGCGCATGCTGTCGCGCGCGCGCCACCACGACCGCAAGGCGCCCGCGCCGCTCGAGGAGCTCGGCGGCGGCGTGCTCGTGTTCGATGGGCACGTGACGCTGCGCGAGTCGGAGGCGCTCGATCGCGATCCCGCGCTCGCGCTGCGGCTCTATCGCCAGGTGGTCCGTCGCAACCTGCCGCCCTATGCGTTCGCGCGCGATGCGATCGCGCGCGCCGCCGCGGACCCCGCGTGGTGCGAGCGCCTGCGCGCGAGCCGCGAGGCCGCCGATCTCTTCCTCGAGCTGCTCACCCACGTGGGCGATGCGCCGGTGCGCCGCGGCTCGATGCTCGCGGAGCTGCACGAGGTCGGCGTGCTGCTCGCGATGATCCCGGAGTTCGAGCCGGTCACCGGCCGCGTGCAGCACGACGTCTACCACGTGTACACGGTCGACGTTCACTCGGTGGCCGCGGTCGATCGCCTGCGCGCGCTGATGCGCGGCGATCACGCGAGCGATCTGCCGATGCCGACGCGCCTCGCGGCCGACGTGCCGCGCCCGATGACGCTCTTCCTCGGCGTGCTGCTGCACGACATCGGCAAGGGACGCGGCGGGCACCACGCGACGATCGGCGCGCAGCTCTCGGTGCCGATCGGCGAGCGCCTCGGGCTCACGCCGGGCGACGTGCTCCACGTGCGCTGGCTCGTGGAGGAGCACCTCAGCCTCTACCACTGGGCGCTGCGCCGCGACATCACCGACCCCGACACGATCGCCGAGGTCGTGCGGCGCGTCGGCACGCTCGATCGGCTGCGCGATCTCTACGTGCTCACCGTCGCCGATCTCTCGACGACGAACCCGAATGCGATGACCTCGTGGAAGGCGCGCATGCTCGACGACCTCTACCTCGCGAGCGCCGCGTGGCTCGAGGCACCGGCGGGGCAGGGCGGCGAGCAGGGCGAGAAGCGCGCCGACGCGATCCGCGATCAGGTGCGCGTCGGGTTCGTCGGGGACGGTCGCCAGGCCGAGCTCGAGTCGTTCCTCGCGTCGATGCCCGATCGCTACGTGCTCGCGAACCCCGTCGACGTGATCCGCGCGCACGCGCGTGTCGTGCGTGATCGCGACGGTCGCACCGTGCACGTCGCGCTGCGCCCGGGCCCGAGCGAGGAGGTCGCGGAGCTGGTCGTGGTCACCGACGATCGCCCCGGCCTGCTCGCCGACGTCGCCGCGGTGCTCGCGTCGTCGCGCCTCGACATCACGACCGCGCAGATCCACACGCGGCCGCGCGCGGGCTCGCACGACGAGGCGTTCGACGTGTTCCAGGTGCGCCGCACCGGCGCGGCCGAGGGCGAGCCCGTCGATCGCGAGCTCGTCTCGCGCATCCAGAAGGACCTCGAGGATCTCGTCACCGGTCGCGTGAGCGCGAAGGATCTGCTCGCGCGCCGTGCCGCGCCGCCCGCGTGGGCGCGCAAGCACATGCCCGCGGTGAAGACCGAGATCCTCATCGACGACGACGTCTCGCCGCGCTTCACCGTCATCGACGTGTTCACGCGCGACCGCGTCGGCCTGCTGCACGCGATCGCGCGCACGCTGCACGAGCAGGGGCTCTCGATCGCGCTCTCGAAGGTCACGACCGAGGGCGAGCGAGTGGCCGACGTCTTCTACGTGACCGACGAGCGCGGGGCGAAGCTCCGCGACGGAGCGCGTGTCGCCGCGCTCCGGGACGCGCTGCGCGCCGCGATCGATGCGCTCGCCGAGCGCGACGCGCGCTGA
- a CDS encoding tetratricopeptide repeat protein, producing the protein MRRTLRSGALVLALLGCGGGSSAGSTASSGGEEPIEFEDEAAARRAPPASEEVTQAEQLIAQGEPDRAVPLLEAAIQRDPRDVRARLDLGLAHEMREDLAAAERAYRGAIEVDPTFAEALNNLGALLRDTDRGEEGIAMLRRAVEARPGLASAHLNLALALEDAGDDAGAENEYRTVMRLAPRDPASRTALAMILLSRGDRDQALIELRRALPLAEGSRADLAAIGNGLRRAGDADLAMRALGESIAAEDTPAPPALRAELALAEYAAGQRDAAEARIREIIRDEPSYPDAHWVLANMLAAREAWRDAATEYQTFLRMAPDAPEAAQARARLEHVRAQR; encoded by the coding sequence ATGCGGAGAACGCTCAGGTCCGGCGCGCTCGTGCTCGCGCTCCTCGGGTGTGGCGGCGGCAGCAGCGCCGGCAGCACGGCGTCGAGCGGCGGTGAGGAGCCGATCGAGTTCGAGGACGAGGCCGCCGCGCGCCGCGCGCCTCCCGCGAGCGAAGAGGTCACGCAGGCCGAGCAGCTCATCGCGCAGGGCGAGCCCGATCGGGCGGTGCCGCTCCTCGAGGCCGCGATCCAGCGCGATCCGCGCGACGTGCGCGCACGCCTCGATCTCGGTCTCGCCCACGAGATGCGCGAGGATCTCGCGGCCGCCGAGCGCGCGTACCGCGGCGCGATCGAGGTCGATCCGACGTTCGCCGAGGCGCTCAACAACCTCGGCGCGCTCCTCCGCGACACCGATCGCGGCGAGGAGGGCATCGCGATGCTGCGCCGCGCCGTCGAGGCACGCCCGGGCCTCGCGTCGGCGCACCTCAACCTCGCGCTCGCGCTCGAGGACGCCGGTGACGACGCGGGCGCGGAGAACGAGTACCGCACCGTGATGCGCCTCGCGCCGCGTGATCCCGCGAGCCGCACCGCGCTCGCGATGATCCTGCTCTCGCGCGGCGATCGCGATCAGGCGCTGATCGAGCTGCGCCGCGCGCTCCCGCTCGCCGAAGGCAGCCGCGCCGATCTCGCGGCGATCGGCAACGGCCTGCGCCGCGCCGGCGACGCTGATCTCGCGATGCGCGCGCTGGGTGAGTCGATCGCGGCCGAGGACACCCCGGCACCGCCCGCGCTGCGCGCCGAGCTCGCGCTCGCCGAGTACGCCGCGGGTCAGCGCGACGCGGCCGAAGCCCGCATCCGCGAGATCATCCGCGACGAGCCGAGCTATCCCGACGCCCACTGGGTGCTCGCGAACATGCTCGCCGCGCGCGAGGCCTGGCGCGATGCGGCGACCGAGTACCAGACGTTCCTGCGCATGGCGCCCGACGCGCCCGAGGCCGCGCAGGCGCGCGCCCGCCTCGAGCACGTGCGCGCCCAGCGCTGA
- a CDS encoding SDR family oxidoreductase translates to MTTTLITGANRGIGLSLVQQHVARGDRVIAICRARSEELAATGAEIHEGVDVTDAAAIARVVAAIGNVVLDRVILNAGVLRDDSVDDVSFEDVRSQIEVNAIAPLQWAKALRPRLARGSKLALITSRMGSMADNGSGGYYGYRMSKAALNAAGVSLARDLAGAGIAVVLVHPGYVRTGMTAGAGNVGPHEAAQGIVARIDELTLATSGSFVHANGTPLPF, encoded by the coding sequence GTGACGACGACGCTGATCACCGGCGCGAACCGCGGGATCGGGCTCTCGCTCGTGCAGCAGCACGTCGCGCGCGGGGATCGCGTGATCGCGATCTGCCGCGCGCGCTCGGAGGAGCTCGCGGCGACCGGCGCGGAGATCCACGAGGGCGTCGACGTGACCGACGCCGCGGCGATCGCGCGCGTGGTCGCGGCGATCGGGAACGTCGTGCTCGATCGCGTGATCCTCAACGCCGGTGTGCTGCGCGACGACTCGGTCGACGACGTGTCGTTCGAGGACGTGCGCAGCCAGATCGAGGTGAACGCGATCGCGCCGCTGCAGTGGGCGAAGGCGCTGCGGCCGCGGCTCGCGCGAGGCTCGAAGCTCGCGCTGATCACGAGCCGGATGGGCTCGATGGCCGACAACGGCAGCGGCGGGTACTACGGCTATCGCATGTCGAAGGCCGCGCTGAACGCGGCGGGCGTGTCGCTCGCGCGCGATCTCGCGGGCGCCGGGATCGCGGTGGTGCTGGTGCACCCTGGCTACGTGCGCACCGGGATGACGGCGGGCGCGGGCAACGTGGGGCCCCACGAGGCGGCGCAGGGCATCGTCGCGCGCATCGACGAGCTCACGCTCGCGACGAGCGGCTCGTTCGTGCACGCGAACGGGACCCCGCTCCCGTTCTGA
- a CDS encoding RlmE family RNA methyltransferase, whose protein sequence is MSRSRRPQDHWGHRAKREGYAARSVYKLEEIDRRVRLLRPGARVLDLGAYPGSWTAYAAQKVGANGRVLGLDLQEFRGALPPNAEMRTQDVMSPDLDAQLGGERFDVVMSDMAPATSGHRFTDQARSFNLVMRALGIAEQLLVPGGHFVAKIFQGPDFEEARRAVSRAFEEVKIVKPPATRTESIETFLVGLRKRAPAQAGATS, encoded by the coding sequence GTGAGTCGGAGCCGCAGACCGCAGGATCACTGGGGACATCGCGCGAAGCGCGAGGGGTACGCGGCGCGATCCGTCTACAAGCTCGAGGAGATCGATCGGCGCGTGCGGCTCCTGCGGCCGGGCGCGCGGGTGCTGGATCTGGGCGCCTACCCGGGCTCGTGGACCGCGTATGCGGCGCAGAAGGTCGGGGCGAACGGGCGCGTGCTCGGGCTCGATCTCCAGGAGTTCCGCGGCGCGCTGCCGCCGAACGCCGAGATGCGCACCCAGGACGTGATGAGCCCCGATCTCGACGCGCAGCTCGGGGGTGAGCGCTTCGACGTCGTGATGAGCGACATGGCGCCCGCGACGAGCGGGCATCGGTTCACCGATCAGGCGCGCTCGTTCAACCTCGTGATGCGCGCGCTGGGGATCGCCGAGCAGCTGCTCGTCCCGGGCGGGCACTTCGTCGCGAAGATCTTCCAGGGGCCGGACTTCGAGGAAGCGCGGCGTGCGGTCTCGCGCGCCTTCGAGGAGGTGAAGATCGTGAAGCCGCCTGCGACGCGCACCGAGAGCATCGAGACGTTCCTGGTCGGGCTCCGCAAGCGCGCGCCCGCGCAGGCGGGAGCGACGTCGTGA
- the rplC gene encoding 50S ribosomal protein L3, producing the protein MNTHPGLIGKKLGNTQIFESDGNVTRVTVVEVGPCTVIGKRTVEKDGYSALVLGFGEKREKHVNKPTAGQFAKINQKVAKVLREFRLPAELVAKHEIGAVLKPSEIFEAGQFVDVCGQTRGRGFTGVMKRWNFRGSATATHGTHEYQRHGGAIGTNMTPGRTLPNLKMPGQYGNERVTIQNLKIARVMDEQGVLLIEGAVPGPKGGIVTVRGAVKKKNGGRKSAA; encoded by the coding sequence ATGAACACGCATCCCGGCCTGATCGGCAAGAAGCTCGGTAATACGCAGATCTTCGAGAGCGACGGCAACGTCACGCGCGTGACGGTCGTCGAGGTCGGGCCCTGCACCGTCATCGGAAAGCGCACCGTCGAGAAGGACGGCTACAGCGCGCTCGTGCTCGGCTTCGGCGAGAAGCGCGAGAAGCACGTGAACAAGCCGACCGCCGGCCAGTTCGCGAAGATCAACCAGAAGGTCGCGAAGGTCCTCCGCGAGTTCCGCCTCCCGGCGGAGCTGGTCGCGAAGCACGAGATCGGCGCGGTCCTGAAGCCCTCGGAGATCTTCGAGGCCGGCCAGTTCGTCGACGTGTGCGGCCAGACCCGCGGTCGCGGCTTCACCGGCGTCATGAAGCGCTGGAACTTCCGCGGCTCGGCGACGGCGACGCACGGAACCCACGAGTACCAGCGTCACGGCGGCGCGATCGGCACGAACATGACGCCCGGCCGCACGCTCCCGAACCTCAAGATGCCCGGCCAGTACGGCAACGAGCGCGTCACGATCCAGAACCTGAAGATCGCGCGCGTGATGGACGAGCAGGGCGTGCTGCTCATCGAAGGCGCGGTGCCCGGCCCCAAGGGCGGCATCGTGACCGTCCGCGGCGCGGTGAAGAAGAAGAACGGCGGCCGCAAGAGCGCGGCCTGA
- the truA gene encoding tRNA pseudouridine(38-40) synthase TruA: MLHGVRLTIAYDGAGFAGWARQPGTRTVQGTLEAAIASMNGAPVELRGASRTDAGVHAMGQVAAFDAARTIEPRGWLRGLNAALPDDAAIVAAEACEAGYTPRFDTVDKTYRYLILRGDVRDPLLRGRAWFLGPRHGGTSLDVGAMRAIAKRLEGTHDFRAFRSADDDRENTVRTIHEIAIHDGWGDEPRLVAIEVRGNAFMKNMVRILVGTLVEAGRGRLAERDAGTLIGADARRDDTGQTAPAHGLTLVSMRLGRARA, from the coding sequence GTGCTCCACGGCGTCCGGCTGACGATCGCCTACGACGGCGCAGGCTTCGCCGGCTGGGCGCGCCAGCCGGGCACGCGCACCGTGCAGGGCACGCTCGAGGCGGCGATCGCATCGATGAACGGCGCGCCCGTGGAGCTGCGGGGCGCGTCGCGCACCGACGCCGGTGTGCACGCGATGGGTCAGGTCGCGGCCTTCGACGCGGCGCGCACGATCGAGCCGCGGGGATGGCTGCGCGGGCTCAATGCGGCGCTCCCCGACGACGCGGCGATCGTCGCGGCCGAGGCGTGCGAGGCCGGGTACACGCCGCGCTTCGACACCGTCGACAAGACCTACCGGTACCTGATCCTGCGCGGCGACGTGCGCGATCCGCTGCTGCGCGGGCGCGCATGGTTCCTCGGGCCGCGACACGGGGGCACGTCGCTCGACGTCGGCGCGATGCGCGCGATCGCGAAGCGGCTCGAGGGCACGCACGACTTCCGCGCGTTCCGATCGGCCGACGACGATCGCGAGAACACCGTCCGCACGATCCACGAGATCGCGATCCACGACGGCTGGGGCGACGAGCCACGGCTCGTCGCGATCGAGGTCCGCGGGAACGCGTTCATGAAGAACATGGTGCGGATCCTCGTGGGAACGCTGGTCGAAGCGGGCCGTGGACGGCTCGCGGAGCGCGATGCGGGCACGCTGATCGGCGCCGATGCGCGCCGCGACGACACCGGTCAGACCGCGCCAGCTCACGGTCTCACGCTGGTGTCGATGCGTCTCGGTCGCGCTCGAGCTTGA
- a CDS encoding MXAN_2562 family outer membrane beta-barrel protein, protein MRSYFACGAALVALALHPSSVSAQQDAALEDGSIVGSTFAVDPLWVPTPEGFTLELRIGGYQPSFGGQFDEVFGGDLGPMIGAELDVHVWRVPYLGPLAVGVSAAWAEWDGPGRVVGTGEQSGRTGLSLINFNALLVWRIDGLARYVDVPIILTGKVGPDFGYWESGEGSTTGTGFSFGIRWAAQIALELDFLEPRAARRLDDEWGINHTEIFFEAFGSTMGEHMTQLELGTSFAWAVGLGFTF, encoded by the coding sequence ATGCGTTCGTACTTCGCATGTGGCGCGGCGCTCGTGGCGCTCGCGCTCCACCCATCGTCGGTCTCGGCGCAGCAGGACGCAGCGCTCGAGGACGGCTCGATCGTGGGCTCGACGTTCGCGGTCGATCCGCTCTGGGTCCCCACCCCCGAAGGGTTCACGCTCGAGCTGCGCATCGGCGGCTACCAGCCGAGCTTCGGCGGGCAGTTCGACGAGGTGTTCGGGGGCGATCTCGGTCCGATGATCGGCGCCGAGCTCGACGTCCACGTCTGGCGCGTGCCGTACCTCGGACCGCTCGCGGTGGGCGTCTCGGCCGCGTGGGCGGAGTGGGACGGCCCGGGCCGCGTCGTCGGCACCGGCGAGCAGAGCGGGCGCACCGGGCTCTCGCTGATCAACTTCAACGCGCTGCTGGTCTGGCGAATCGACGGTCTCGCGCGCTACGTCGACGTGCCGATCATCCTCACCGGCAAGGTCGGCCCCGACTTCGGCTACTGGGAATCGGGCGAGGGGAGCACGACCGGCACCGGCTTCAGCTTCGGCATCCGCTGGGCCGCGCAGATCGCGCTCGAGCTCGACTTCCTCGAGCCGCGCGCGGCGCGCCGGCTCGACGACGAGTGGGGCATCAACCACACCGAGATCTTCTTCGAGGCGTTCGGCTCCACGATGGGCGAGCACATGACCCAGCTCGAGCTGGGCACCAGCTTCGCGTGGGCCGTCGGCCTCGGCTTCACGTTCTGA
- a CDS encoding aspartate-semialdehyde dehydrogenase, whose translation MSRQLTVAVLGATGAVGREMIRILEERSFPVARLLPLASPRSAGTTVPFRGTQVKVEPVSAEAFTGVDLALFSAGSGPSKEWGPIAASKGALVVDNSSAWRMDPEVPLCVPEVNLDAARNPKRGIIANPNCSTIQMLVALAPIHRANRIQRIVVSTYQAISGAGHSAVEHFRAQSRAFAAGEPMPAGPITKQLAGSLLMEWKRDGATGYQEEELKMIHETRKIFGDPQIRVSPTTVRVPVINGHSESVAIECERPISAKEARALMTGAPGVRVVDDFEQGVYPTPLDASGIDDVLVGRVRDDLGNPGGVLMWIVGDNLRKGAATNAVQIAEGLLLR comes from the coding sequence ATGTCCAGGCAGCTCACGGTGGCCGTCCTCGGTGCGACGGGCGCCGTCGGTCGCGAGATGATCCGCATCCTCGAGGAGCGCTCCTTCCCGGTCGCGCGCCTCCTCCCCCTCGCCTCGCCGCGCAGTGCGGGCACGACGGTGCCGTTCCGCGGCACGCAGGTGAAGGTCGAGCCGGTCTCGGCCGAGGCCTTCACGGGGGTCGACCTCGCGCTCTTCTCCGCGGGCTCGGGGCCGAGCAAGGAGTGGGGCCCGATCGCCGCGAGCAAGGGCGCGCTCGTCGTCGACAACTCGTCGGCGTGGCGGATGGATCCCGAGGTCCCGCTCTGCGTGCCCGAGGTGAACCTCGACGCGGCGCGCAACCCGAAGCGCGGCATCATCGCGAACCCGAACTGCTCGACGATCCAGATGCTCGTCGCGCTCGCGCCGATCCACCGCGCGAACCGCATCCAGCGCATCGTGGTCTCGACGTACCAGGCGATCAGCGGCGCGGGGCACAGCGCGGTCGAGCACTTCCGCGCGCAGTCGCGCGCGTTCGCGGCCGGCGAGCCGATGCCCGCGGGACCGATCACGAAGCAGCTCGCGGGCAGCCTCCTCATGGAGTGGAAGCGCGACGGCGCGACCGGCTACCAGGAGGAAGAGCTCAAGATGATCCACGAGACGCGCAAGATCTTCGGCGACCCGCAGATCCGCGTCTCGCCGACGACGGTGCGCGTGCCCGTGATCAACGGTCACTCCGAGTCGGTCGCGATCGAGTGCGAGCGTCCCATCTCCGCGAAGGAAGCGCGGGCGCTGATGACGGGCGCGCCCGGCGTGCGCGTCGTCGACGACTTCGAGCAGGGCGTGTACCCGACGCCGCTCGACGCATCGGGCATCGACGACGTCCTCGTCGGTCGGGTGCGCGACGACCTGGGCAACCCGGGCGGCGTCCTGATGTGGATCGTCGGCGACAACCTGCGGAAGGGCGCAGCGACGAACGCCGTGCAGATCGCCGAAGGCCTGCTGCTGCGGTGA